The following is a genomic window from Chitinophaga caseinilytica.
CCATTGCAACATTTCCTTGCGGAGATTTTCGGGCATGCGGGGATCGTGGCCGATGAAGTACAGCAGTCCTTTATTGTACAGCTCATGCTCTTTGGTGATTTTGGCGCGGGTGGCGTAATCAGCCTCGGGATAATTCCAGTTCATACCGATCATATCGGTGGAAAAGGAACCGTTGTTGTTGATGTCTGTCTTGTGGTTGGGCATGCGGTCGAATTTGAGGATGCCGTTGAGATTGCCCGGCTTGATGCGCTCTACCACGCGCAGCAGCAGTTCGTAGCGCGTGGAGTCATAACCTTCCGGCCGGGTGATGGGCACCCTGTTTTCGGGTTGGTTGGACAGGCAGATGCGGAAATTGTACGCCTGCACTTTTTTGTCGCCCGCGCCCTGAGCCGCCAGGGGCTCGGTGCTGATGCCCCAGAGCACGCCGCTGTTGGGATCGCCGGGGGTTTTGTAGGGATCGATACCTTCGGGGAACTGGTGCTTGTCGCGCAGTTGCACACCGTTGTAGGTTTCACCGTACTGCGCGTTGGCTTCGCGGCCCACCGTGAAGGAAATGCCCGCCAGCGCGAGGAGGTCGCCTTCGTAGGAGCAGTCGATATACATTTTCGCGCGAACGGTGGAGACTTTGGGCGTTCCTCCCACGGAGGATTCCAGTTGTATTTCCGTCACCTTCCCGCCTGATTTCGTCGCTTTGGTGATACGATGGTCGTACACGATATCGAGCGCCGCTTCCTGCACGTATTGCTTAAACACTTTTTCGGCGACGGACGGTTCGAAGATCCAGGTCTCGAACTTCCCGTAATGCTTCCCGATCCTGCGGTAATAATCGCGGGAAATACCGGAGATGGCGTATTTGTTACCGATGTCGGTATAGCCCAAACCGCCGGAAGTGAGGCCGCCCAAACGCTTGCCGGGCTCGATCACCACTACGGATTTATTCAATTTCTTGGCCGTGTATGCAGCGATCACGCCGGCGGAAGAGCCGCCGTACACACAAATGTCCACTTCCCTCACCTGCTGCGCCATTACGCTGCCGGGCAATGCCAGCAGGCAATACAGTACTGTCTTTCTGATTGTTTGCATTTTACTTCAATTGGATTAGTAACCGGGATTCTGATCCTTCACGGGATCTATGGCTTTGTTATAATTCGTTTCTATTACCGGGATCGGCCAGAGCAGATGCCTGTCGGCCATCGTCTTTCCTTTCCCGGCCAGGATGACCTGTTTGGCGATGCCGAGCCGCTTCAGATCGAGCCACCGCTTCGACTCCCCGCAATTTTCATACCCGCGCTCGCGCACCACCAGGTCGATGAACGCCTGTTTGCCGCTGTAGTCTGCCAGCTTGAAATCTATCGCAGGATCGGCCGTCAGGGGATTTTTTCCGTAAGCCCTGCGGCGCACCATATTCAGTTTCTCCATCGCGTCGGCATTGGGCGCACCCGCCTGCGCCACGCATTCCGCGTAAAACAACAGGATGTCGGCATAACGGTACATGGGATAATCGTTCCCCCCGGCCGAAACCGCCTGCTTGTCCTTGAACTTCTTCAGCAGGATGGTGGTAGACCCAAGACCGAACGTTTGCGGGTACCAGTTAAATGTATAGCGCAGATCGTTCTTATCCCAGCTTTTGATGAAAGGATTTTGCTCGGAATCGCTGTAAAAAGTATAATATCCTCCCGGCGGATAAAACCCGGAATTGGGGTAATGACAGTACATGGGATATGAAAACCCTTGTCCATTAGGCACCCGCGCATATTTCAGGTAAAAAATCTCTTCCGGCGAAGTGGAAATATCCGCCCCGAAAACTTTCTCGAAATCCTCCGCGACGTCCACTTTCACGAGACTGAATTTCCCGGAATTGATGATGTTGACCGCCATGTCGCGCGCTTTATCGTACTGGTGGAGGTTCATATACACATCCGTCAGCAGCGCCCTGGCCGACGATTTCGACGGCGCGCCGCTCAGCCGCGGGTTGTCCGGCAATTTCGGTTCTGCCCATTCCAGGTCTGCCAGGATGAATGCGTACACTTGCTCCTGCGAATTGCGCGCCAGCTCCCGGTCGTTCATGTTCTTTTCGTCGCGGATTGGCACGCCGCCCCAGTTGCGGACAAGGTAGAAATAGTTGAGCGCACGCAGGAATTTCGCTTCGGCCAGGTACACGTCTACCTGCGCCGGCGACAATTTCTTCCCCAGCGGCGCCCTTTCGATGACGATGTTCGCATTGCGGATGGATTCGTAAAACGCGGCCCACATATCGCCCACGCGGGTCACGTTGGTTTGGTCGAGCCCCGTGAAATCGTTCAGCGGCGCGTGGCTGCCGCGGCCATACATATATTCGGTATAAATCTCGTGCTGGCATTCGTACAGTGCGCCGAGCGTGCTGCCGCGGCGGATGGGCACGTAAATGGCGTTGAGG
Proteins encoded in this region:
- a CDS encoding RagB/SusD family nutrient uptake outer membrane protein — translated: MKQIAILILTMLVMAGCSDALEEKPQSIAAELFYNTPAEVEAGLNAIYVPIRRGSTLGALYECQHEIYTEYMYGRGSHAPLNDFTGLDQTNVTRVGDMWAAFYESIRNANIVIERAPLGKKLSPAQVDVYLAEAKFLRALNYFYLVRNWGGVPIRDEKNMNDRELARNSQEQVYAFILADLEWAEPKLPDNPRLSGAPSKSSARALLTDVYMNLHQYDKARDMAVNIINSGKFSLVKVDVAEDFEKVFGADISTSPEEIFYLKYARVPNGQGFSYPMYCHYPNSGFYPPGGYYTFYSDSEQNPFIKSWDKNDLRYTFNWYPQTFGLGSTTILLKKFKDKQAVSAGGNDYPMYRYADILLFYAECVAQAGAPNADAMEKLNMVRRRAYGKNPLTADPAIDFKLADYSGKQAFIDLVVRERGYENCGESKRWLDLKRLGIAKQVILAGKGKTMADRHLLWPIPVIETNYNKAIDPVKDQNPGY
- a CDS encoding FAD-dependent oxidoreductase, with translation MQTIRKTVLYCLLALPGSVMAQQVREVDICVYGGSSAGVIAAYTAKKLNKSVVVIEPGKRLGGLTSGGLGYTDIGNKYAISGISRDYYRRIGKHYGKFETWIFEPSVAEKVFKQYVQEAALDIVYDHRITKATKSGGKVTEIQLESSVGGTPKVSTVRAKMYIDCSYEGDLLALAGISFTVGREANAQYGETYNGVQLRDKHQFPEGIDPYKTPGDPNSGVLWGISTEPLAAQGAGDKKVQAYNFRICLSNQPENRVPITRPEGYDSTRYELLLRVVERIKPGNLNGILKFDRMPNHKTDINNNGSFSTDMIGMNWNYPEADYATRAKITKEHELYNKGLLYFIGHDPRMPENLRKEMLQWGYPKDEYVEFGNWSPQMYVREARRMVGAYVMTQANCEGRDTVDDGVGMAAYTMDSHNCQRIIVDGMVKNEGDVQIGGFGPYPISYRSIIPKAEDCGNVLVTICLSASHIAYGSIRMEPVFMVLGQSAATAASMAIDAKQTVQQVDVAKLRETLRARPLATNATAEILVDNDDQQQVTVTGNWKKINRGAYGPSAYVSENGAAGTVRFTPKVVRSGMYKVYSYVPKQADMAKHTSIKMSTDGKSVKPLDFAADAVKVEGQTSGEWVDLGTVKLTKGGKGYVEITTDGADGVVIADAVLFIPVQ